A genome region from Hippopotamus amphibius kiboko isolate mHipAmp2 chromosome 1, mHipAmp2.hap2, whole genome shotgun sequence includes the following:
- the SLC6A7 gene encoding sodium-dependent proline transporter gives MKKLQGAHLRKPVTPDLLMTPSDQGDVELDVDFAADRGNWTGKLDFLLSCIGYCVGLGNVWRFPYRAYTNGGGAFLVPYFLMLAICGIPLFFLELSLGQFSSLGPLAVWKISPLFKGAGAAMLLIVGLVAIYYNMIIAYVLFYLFASLTSNLPWEHCGNWWNTDLCLEHRGSKDGNGALPLNLTSTVSPSEEYWSRYVLHIQGSRGIGSPGQIRWNLCLCLLLAWVIVFLCILKGVKSSGKVVYFTATFPYLILLMLLVRGVTLPGAWKGIQFYLTPQFHHLLSSKVWIEAALQIFYSLGVGFGGLLTFASYNTFHQNIYRDTFIVTLGNAITSILAGFAIFSVLGYMSQELGVPVDQVAKAGPGLAFVVYPQAMTMLPLSPFWSFLFFFMLLTLGLDSQFAFLETIVTAVTDEFPYYLRPKKAVFSGLICVAMYLMGLVLTTDGGMYWLVLLDDYSASFGLMVVVITTCLAVTRVYGIQRFCRDIHMMLGFKPGLYFRACWLFLSPATLLALLVYSVVKYQPSEYGSYRFPAWAELLGILMGLLSCLMIPAGMLVAVLREEGSLWERLQQASRPAMDWGPSLEENRTGMYVATLAGSQSPKPLMVHMRKYGGLTSFENTAIEVDREIAEEEESMM, from the exons ATGAAGAAGCTCCAGGGAGCTCACCTCCGCAAG CCCGTCACTCCGGACCTGCTGATGACCCCCAGTGACCAGGGCGACGTAGAGCTGGACGTGGACTTTGCTGCAGACCGGGGGAATTGGACAGGCAAGCTGGACTTCCTACTGTCCTGCATCGGCTACTGTGTGGGCCTGGGGAACGTCTGGCGTTTCCCCTATCGAGCCTACACCAACGGAGGAG GCGCCTTCCTTGTGCCCTACTTCCTCATGCTGGCCATCTGCGGcatccctctcttcttcctcgaGCTCTCTCTGGGCCAGTTCTCCAGCCTGGGACCCCTGGCCGTCTGGAAAATCAGCCCCCTCTTCAAAG gtGCCGGCGCGGCCATGCTGCTCATCGTGGGCCTGGTGGCCATCTACTACAACATGATCATCGCCTACGTCCTCTTCTACCTCTTCGCCTCCCTCACCAGCAACCTGCCCTGGGAGCACTGTGGCAACTGGTGGAACACGGACCTCTGCCTCGAGCACAGAGGCTCCAAGGACGGCAACGGGGCCCTGCCCCTCAACCTCACCAGCACCGTTAGCCCCAGCGAGGAGTACTGGAG CCGCTACGTCCTCCACATCCAAGGCAGCCGAGGCATCGGAAGTCCCGGGCAGATCCGCTGGAACCTCTGCCTTTGCCTGCTGCTCGCCTGGGTCATCGTGTTCCTCTGTATCCTCAAGGGTGTGAAGTCCTCAGGCAAG GTGGTGTATTTCACGGCCACATTCCCCTACCTCATCCTGCTCATGCTGCTGGTCCGCGGGGTCACCCTCCCAGGAGCCTGGAAGGGCATCCAGTTCTATCTCACCCCTCAGTTCCACCACCTGTTGTCTTCCAAG GTGTGGATCGAAGCTGCTCTTCAGATCTTCTACTCCCTGGGCGTGGGCTTCGGGGGGCTCCTCACCTTTGCCTCCTACAACACATTTCACCAGAACATCTATAG AGACACCTTCATCGTCACCCTGGGCAATGCCATCACCAGCATCCTGGCTGGCTTTGCCATCTTCTCCGTGCTGGGCTACATGTCTCAGGAGCTGGGTGTGCCTGTGGACCAAGTAGCCAAAGCAG GCCCTGGCCTGGCCTTTGTCGTCTACCCGCAGGCCATGACCATGCTGCCCTTATCGCCCTTCtggtccttcctcttcttcttcatgCTGCTGACTCTCGGCTTGGACAGCCAG TTCGCCTTCCTGGAGACCATTGTGACGGCTGTTACAGATGAGTTCCCGTACTACCTGCGGCCCAAGAAGGCTGTGTTCTCGGGGCTCATCTGCGTGGCCATGTACCTGATGGGGCTGGTCCTCACCACAGAT GGAGGCATGTACTGGCTGGTCCTTCTGGACGACTACAGCGCCAGCTTCGGGCTCATGGTGGTGGTGATCACCACGTGCCTCGCCGTCACCCGGGTGTATG GCATCCAGAGGTTCTGCCGGGACATCCACATGATGCTGGGCTTCAAGCCGGGCCTCTACTTCAGGGCCTGCTGGCTGTTCCTGTCCCCGGCCACCCTCCTG GCCCTGCTGGTGTATAGCGTCGTCAAGTACCAGCCCTCAGAGTATGGCAGCTACCGCTTCCCAGCCTGGGCGGAGCTGCTGGGCATCCTGATGGGCCTGCTGTCCTGCCTCATGATCCCCGCCGGCATGCTGGTGGCTGTGCTCCGAGAGGAGGGCTCGCTCTGGGAG CGGCTCCAGCAGGCCAGCCGGCCGGCCATGGACTGGGGTCCGTCGCTGGAGGAGAACCGGACAGGCATGTATGTGGCCACGCTGGCCGGGAGCCAGTCCCCCAAGCCGCTGATGGTGCACATGCGCAAGTACGGGGGCCTCACCAGCTTCGAGAACACGGCCATCGAGGTGGACCGAGAGATCGCAGAGGAGGAGGAATCCATGATGTGA